One Archangium violaceum genomic window, AGCCGCTCGTTTTCAAGCTCCTTGTCTTCATAGAAGACCTTGGTGAAGAGCATCGATCCTCCGTTTCAGAAGGTAAGCATCCGGAAGAATCTACCCGCCATGCGCCTGCCATGCCGCGCCATGTTCGACTCCGTTCCGGAGAGAATCTCGTACTGGTAGGACGTCGCCGGGTCAATCACGTCGACGCCCTTGCTCAGGTTGAAGTCGTACAGATGGCCGAATTGGTCTCTCACCTTGGCTTGCACGTAGCGACCCCGCGCCTCTCGGTCCAACAAACGAGCCAGCCAATACCTACCCTCATCCTGGGCCTTCTTGATGGCATTGCTCTCATCGCGCGAGAGCTTGTCGGGCCCCCATTCCTTCGCCGCCTTGGTGACGGCCTCCTGAAGCTGATCCCCCACCTTGTCCTCAGCGGGAATATCCGTAACTGACTTGCCACGCGGTAAGTGCCAACGCTGACCGTTGGCGAGCTCCACCTGCTGGTTGCCACCCCGGTGACGCATGACGGTCGCGAAGCCGCGACCCCCACGGGCCGCCCCGGCCCCACCACCCGCTCCCTTCTTGAGCATCATCACCGCCAGGGGGCCCCGCGGGGACATCGCCACCGTCTCCACTGATTCCACCGCTACGGCGAGTGCTCCCTCCCGGACCCCGGCCATCTCCAGTTCCCGCCCATGCTCCAGGACGGCGGCCCCACCCTGTGCCTCCCACTGAGCTCCCGCGAGACCGTAGCCGGGCAGTGAGCGCACCCTGGCCGCCACTTTCCTCAGCGTGTGCCCCGACAACGCGGTCACCGCGAGAATCATCGCTCGGGCCGCATCCGCCCCCAGCACCTTGCCGTACTCCTCGCCCGCCGCGCGCAATTCCTCGAAGGTAGTTGCCTCGTAGGCCGCATTGGCCATGCGGCTCCACCCGTCCATCAGCCCCCACACCGTATCCAGCCCCAGCCAACCCACCAGAATCACCGTGAGGCCCGCTGCCAGGGCCTTCGTGGTGGGCTCCGGCACCGCCCACATCAGGCAATACAGGCTTGCCGTCCAGACGACCATGGATACGAGTACTCGCACATCCAACAGCTCGCGAGCCAGAGCCTCGCGCGTCTCTTCGAGCACCGAGCCGAAGGCCAGTGCCAAAGCCAGCGTCCGGCGGTCGTCCGTCCGCAGATAGGGCCCATCCTCCAGCAGACCCAGGCAATCGTCTCCACCCCGGCGCTCGCACCACTTCAGGTATTTCGCCTTCAGGGCTTCATCCGCCTCGGGCTCGAGGGACACCGGTCCCGTCTGGCTCAGGGGCACGAAGGTGTAGGTGCGATCACGGTATCCCTCGAGAAGCCACAATCCCTCCAGGGTGACGGTCTCGACGTCCTGTTGTGACTGGTGCGACAGCCTCAGCAACTCACGGGCGGCCTCCCGAGGACTCCCCGTCAGCGACACATCGCGTGAGAGCCTCTGGACGGCACGCTGGAATTCACCCTTGCTGATGGGTACCGGTCGCGTGGAGACGGCGCCCGGATCCATGAAGTCCAAGGCATACACCCTGACTGACTCGACGCCTCGCTCCGGCGCACGCGTCGTTCGCTCTCCGGGGATGCCCGTAGCGCAGGCGGAATGAAGGAAAAGGACGATGAGGGCCCAGCCACCCAATCGGGGCCACCACCAGGCGCCCGCCGGGCGCGCGTCAACGAGACGAGTGGACACAGCGCACCTCCCCGGCAGGCCACATGGCCTGGAATCCATGACTCGTGGATCACAGGGAGATACGGATGCGTTCGTCAAGCCACCCAGGTGGCATGCACCGGTCCAGGGTACTGGTCACGCCACTGCTCGGCGTCGACGCGGCTTTCGTGTGAGACTACGGATTCCCCACGTCGAATCCAACGAACGCATGCCCCTCGAGCCCGGCCAACGAGCTGGGAGCAGAACGAACAGGCGATGGAGGGGCCTGCCCGTGGCTCTGAGAGCAGGCGAGGCACCTGCCCTGGAGATCACAAGCGGCTCCCGGCCCCTCCGTCTCCGCATGAGTCTGCCTCCAGGTCCGCGTGCCCCAGCCGTCGTCCAGACGCTCGAGTTCTTGAAGGATCCCCTGGGGTTCCTGCGCAGGTGCTACGCGCGCTACGGAGACGTCTTCACCCTCCGGGAGATCGGGTTCGGGACCGAGGTCATGGTCTCGTCTCCAGCGCTTCTCAAGGAACTGTTCACGGGGCCACCGGAGGTGCTGCACGCGGGTGAGGCGAACGAGAGGATCTTCGGCAGCATCACCGGCACACAGAGCTCCTTCATCCTCGAGGAGCAGGCGCATCTGCGTCGGCGCAGGCTGCTGCTGCCGTCCTTCCACGGTGACCGGATGCACGAGTACGGCGACACCATGCGTCGCCAGACAGAGAAGGCCGTGGCCTCCTGGCCGCTGCGCGAGGAGTTCGCGTTGCACCCGGAGATGCAGAGCATCACCCTCCACGTCATCCTCCACGCCGTGTTCGGCCTGGGCCAGGCGGCGAATGATTCGACGCTCGAGCACCTGCTCACCCGCACGGCGAACGAGGCCGTGGCCTCCATGTTGCTCATACTACCGCCCCTGCAAAGGGATCTGGGCCGGTGGAGCCCGTGGGGCCGGCTGCTGCATCTGATCCACCAGATGGATGAGGCCCTGCTCGCGGAGATCGCCCGTCGACGGCGCGAAGGGGCGAAGCCCGAGCAGCGGGACATCCTCTCGCTGCTGTTGCAGGCCAGATATGAGAACGGCGAGGGTCTGAGCGATGGCGAGCTGCACGACGAGCTGGTCACGCTCCTGATGGCCGGTCACGAGACGACGGGCACCTCGTTGACGTGGGCGATGGAGTGCATCCTCTCACACCCGGAGGTGGAGCAGCGGCTGCGGGCCGAGCTGGACGACGTGCTCGGCGACGAGCAGCTTGGCCACGAGCACCTGACCCGGCTCGAGTACCTGGATGCGGTCATCAAGGAGTCCATCCGCTACCGCCCCATCATGCCGACCGGTGGCGCCCGATTGGTCAAGCGACCCTTCTCCCTGGGAGGATACGAGCTTCCCCCCGGCGTGTGGGTCATCAACGCGCTCAGCGTGGTGCACCACCGCTCGGACCTGTACCCCGAGCCCGACGTCTTCCGCCCCGAGCGGTTCCTGGGCCGCCGGGTGGACCCGTACGAGTGGACTCCCTTCGGGGGAGGCGTGCGCCGCTGTCTGGGTATGGCCTTCGCGCTGTATGAAATGAAGGTGGTGTTGGCCACGGTGTTGCGATCGGCGAGGCTCGAACTGGCGCGGTCCCCGGTGAAAGCCAGGCGCCGGGGATTCTTCATCGCGCCAGAGAATGGATTGCCGGTGCGAGTGCTCTCCAGGCTCCGCCGCGCGGGCGACGTACCAGGCACGCAGGAGGTCGCGACCGGCGGGGCCCCCGCTCGATCCGAGGACACGATGGGATGGGGGGCTTGAATGCCTGATCGGAAATAGGCCGGGCGGTCGGGCGTTCTCCGTCTCACACGGTCTACCCATCATGCCCTCATATCCCCTTCGCTCCCTCGCGCTGACCCTATCCCTGCTCCTCGCTCCGGCCGCACTCGCGGATGAGGCACCTCCCTCCCCTCCCGGGGCACCGTGGATGTCCCCGTGGACCACCGGCGGAAGAGCGGGCCCCGGCGCGCCATCTCCTACCAGCGCTTCGGTGGGCCTGGAGAGGGGAAGAAACCCCTGCTCCTCCTACACGGTGGCCCGGGCCGTCCCATCAGCGACGTCGGAGCCTTCCTGAACCTACCGGTGGGGGCCACCCTCCGCGCTCATTACGACATCGTCTACTTCGACCAGCGGGGCGCGGGCGCATCACTCCTGCCCGAGGAGAAGGATCCGGCCTACGTGAAGCGCCATGCCCAGCGCTATACCGTCGAGCAGTACGTGGAGGACATCGAGGCGCTCCGCGTCGCGCTCTTCGGCCGGGAGCGGAAGGTGACGGTGCTGGGCTCCTCCTGGGGCGGCTTCCTCGGAATGGAATACGTGCTGCGCCACCCGGAGTCAGTGGAGGCGGTGATGCTCGGCTCGTTCGAGTCCACCGGGCGCTCCACGGGTGACATCTGTGGCGGCTTCGACCGGACCCTGATCGCCGCCGAGCAGCGACATGCCGGGCTCGGCGGCGCGCTGGCCCGGTTCCGCCAGGCGGTCGCGGACGGGAAGCTCCTCTGGCACGAAGGGAAGCCCGATCAGAGAGCGCTGCGTCTCACCGACGCCCTGGGGCTGGCCCTGCCCTACGCGATGAAGGCCCGCCACGCCGAGCTGGCCCAGGCGCTCACGCAGGTGGTGGACGGGACACCCGAGGGAAAGGCACTGCTCGAGCAGTTGGAGCCGGGGGAAGACGTGACGGTGGAGCTCGGCGGCTCACTTCCGGGGCACGCCACCTACTGTCAGGAGTTGATGAGCACCGGGTACGCGCGCCAACTGGCCGCGGAGCCTCCCGCGACGCTCTACTGTGACAACCGGGCATTCGCGCGTGGGTTGATGAAGACATGTGACGGCTTCCGGCCCCGCGCGCGCTTCTTCGACAACGGACCGAGGCTCGCCACGCTCCGGGTGCCCACGCTCATCTTCGCGGGCGAGAAGGACCCCGTCACTCCCTGGGAGCCCTCCTCGCGGACCGCGGCGCTCATCCCAGGTGCCACCTTCATCCTCATCGACGGTGGCCACTCCCCCTTCAAGGAAGGGGGTACGTGTCTGGCCAACGTGGTGGACCGCTTCGCCCGAGGCGAGCGCACCTTCGATCTGAGCTGCTTCCGCGCTGAAGGCGGAAACGGCACCTGAGCGCACTGCCCACGTGTCCGCGTCCACGGCGGGCACGGTGTCAATCGGGTGACGGCATGCGCATGGCGGTTCGAGCATGAGGGATCGAGAAGGGCTGCTCGCCGGAACGGAGGCGCTCCACGTAGTGGACATCAGCCACTCCCACGCGGAAGAAGCCCACCATTCGCAGCAGGCTCTGCGCCTGCGCCGCCATCTCCTCGGCGGTGCTCGACAGCTCCTCGGCCGACGCCGCGTTCCGCTGCGTCACCCCGTTCAGCTCGATCATCGCCTTGTTGAGCTGGCCGACGCTCGACGACTGCTCGCTCGATGTGGCGGCAACGTCCTTCACCAGATGCGACGTCGTGCCGATCGCCGGGACGAGCTCTCGCAGCCGTTGGCTCGACTTCTCGGCGATCTTCACGCTGTCCGACGCGACCGTGACGATCTGCTTCGCGGCGCCCTGGCTTCCCTCCGCGAGCTTGCGAACCTCGGACGCGACGACCGCGAAGCCCCTTCCCTGCACACCCGCCCGCGCGGCCTCGATGGCGGCATTCAGCGCGAGCAGGTTCGTCTGATAGGCGATCTCCTCGATGACGGAGATGCGCGAGGCGATCTGCCTCATCGCCTCCACCGTCTCGGCTACCGCCCGGCTGCTCTCCTCGGCCTCGACCGCTCCCTTGTGAGCGATTGCCTCCACCTGGCGGCTGCTGTCGGCGTTCTTGATGATGGATACGCTCATGGACTCGAGGCTGCTCGTCATCTCCTCGAAGGTGGCGGCCTGTTCGCTCGTGCTGGTCGCGAGCGACTGTGAGGTCGTCGATACCTGCGATGCGGCCGACGAGAGCGCCGCCGCGCCTTCGCGGACCTCGCCAATCACCTGCGACAGCCGGTCGCGCATCGAGCGGAACGCATCGGCGAGAACGCCGATCTCATCCTCGGACCGGTGGTCGAGGGTAACGGTCAGATCGCCGTTCGCGATCCGGGTGGCGACGGAGGAGATCGTCTCGAGAGGCTTCGTGATGCGGCGGATCACGAGGAGGACGGCGATGCCGAGCGCGAGGAGGGAGAGCACTCCGAGAAGGAGCGTGAATTGTCTCAGCTCGTGAGCCGGTGCGAGCACCTTGTCGAGGGGGGCGAAGACGGCGAGCGCCCAGGGCGTCACCGTCTCACCGACGCGGATGGGGACCACCACCTCGATCGTCCCGGTGCCGAGCACCTCGGATGAGACCCGCCCGGTGAGAGCACTGTCGCTCGACAGAGCGGTCTTCACGAGCTCCTCGGCGGGAGAGGTGCCGAGTGGCTTCCCGCGTCGCTCCGCGGACGGGTGCGCGACGAACGTGCCGTTGTTCGCAACGAGCACCGCGTATCCCGTATCGAAGGGGGTGATCTCCGAGACCTGCTTCTGGACCTGGTCGAGCGAGAGATCGGCACCGACGACGCCGATGACCTTGCCCTCGAGGAGGATCGGCACGGACACACTCGTCATCAGCACCGGCTTTCCGGCCACGGTGTAGACGTAGGGATTGACGATCGTCTCGTTCCCGCTCCTGCGCGCGAGGAGGTAGTAATCGCCCGCGCCTTCCTTCTCGTAATCGACCACTGGCTCCAGCTTGATCTGTCCATCGCCGCGGTTCCAATACGAGATGTAGCGTCCGGTGGAGTCCGTGCCGGGCGTATTCACGTACTTCGCATCGAGCCCGTCGAACGCGTTCGGCTCCCACACCGTCCAGAGGCCGAGGAGCTTGGGGTTCTCCGCGAGAACCCTCTGGAGCGACGCGTCGGCGAGGCGGCGATCGGCCAGACCGGCGATCTTCTGGGCCGCGAACGCCTGCGCGAGCGTCCGGGCGGAGATGATCGCGGCGTCGAGCTCCGCGTTGATGATCCGCGCATGGCGCTCGGCCATCTGCATGGCGGTCTGGGTCGCCTGCTCCTCGGCGACACGCGA contains:
- the sitA5 gene encoding SitA5 family polymorphic toxin, translated to MSTRLVDARPAGAWWWPRLGGWALIVLFLHSACATGIPGERTTRAPERGVESVRVYALDFMDPGAVSTRPVPISKGEFQRAVQRLSRDVSLTGSPREAARELLRLSHQSQQDVETVTLEGLWLLEGYRDRTYTFVPLSQTGPVSLEPEADEALKAKYLKWCERRGGDDCLGLLEDGPYLRTDDRRTLALALAFGSVLEETREALARELLDVRVLVSMVVWTASLYCLMWAVPEPTTKALAAGLTVILVGWLGLDTVWGLMDGWSRMANAAYEATTFEELRAAGEEYGKVLGADAARAMILAVTALSGHTLRKVAARVRSLPGYGLAGAQWEAQGGAAVLEHGRELEMAGVREGALAVAVESVETVAMSPRGPLAVMMLKKGAGGGAGAARGGRGFATVMRHRGGNQQVELANGQRWHLPRGKSVTDIPAEDKVGDQLQEAVTKAAKEWGPDKLSRDESNAIKKAQDEGRYWLARLLDREARGRYVQAKVRDQFGHLYDFNLSKGVDVIDPATSYQYEILSGTESNMARHGRRMAGRFFRMLTF
- a CDS encoding cytochrome P450, whose amino-acid sequence is MKDPLGFLRRCYARYGDVFTLREIGFGTEVMVSSPALLKELFTGPPEVLHAGEANERIFGSITGTQSSFILEEQAHLRRRRLLLPSFHGDRMHEYGDTMRRQTEKAVASWPLREEFALHPEMQSITLHVILHAVFGLGQAANDSTLEHLLTRTANEAVASMLLILPPLQRDLGRWSPWGRLLHLIHQMDEALLAEIARRRREGAKPEQRDILSLLLQARYENGEGLSDGELHDELVTLLMAGHETTGTSLTWAMECILSHPEVEQRLRAELDDVLGDEQLGHEHLTRLEYLDAVIKESIRYRPIMPTGGARLVKRPFSLGGYELPPGVWVINALSVVHHRSDLYPEPDVFRPERFLGRRVDPYEWTPFGGGVRRCLGMAFALYEMKVVLATVLRSARLELARSPVKARRRGFFIAPENGLPVRVLSRLRRAGDVPGTQEVATGGAPARSEDTMGWGA
- a CDS encoding alpha/beta hydrolase — encoded protein: MDHRRKSGPRRAISYQRFGGPGEGKKPLLLLHGGPGRPISDVGAFLNLPVGATLRAHYDIVYFDQRGAGASLLPEEKDPAYVKRHAQRYTVEQYVEDIEALRVALFGRERKVTVLGSSWGGFLGMEYVLRHPESVEAVMLGSFESTGRSTGDICGGFDRTLIAAEQRHAGLGGALARFRQAVADGKLLWHEGKPDQRALRLTDALGLALPYAMKARHAELAQALTQVVDGTPEGKALLEQLEPGEDVTVELGGSLPGHATYCQELMSTGYARQLAAEPPATLYCDNRAFARGLMKTCDGFRPRARFFDNGPRLATLRVPTLIFAGEKDPVTPWEPSSRTAALIPGATFILIDGGHSPFKEGGTCLANVVDRFARGERTFDLSCFRAEGGNGT
- a CDS encoding methyl-accepting chemotaxis protein encodes the protein MSQETPTTLRFTRSLAAKLLAALCGVISIALCVLVLVVNHESSRVAEEQATQTAMQMAERHARIINAELDAAIISARTLAQAFAAQKIAGLADRRLADASLQRVLAENPKLLGLWTVWEPNAFDGLDAKYVNTPGTDSTGRYISYWNRGDGQIKLEPVVDYEKEGAGDYYLLARRSGNETIVNPYVYTVAGKPVLMTSVSVPILLEGKVIGVVGADLSLDQVQKQVSEITPFDTGYAVLVANNGTFVAHPSAERRGKPLGTSPAEELVKTALSSDSALTGRVSSEVLGTGTIEVVVPIRVGETVTPWALAVFAPLDKVLAPAHELRQFTLLLGVLSLLALGIAVLLVIRRITKPLETISSVATRIANGDLTVTLDHRSEDEIGVLADAFRSMRDRLSQVIGEVREGAAALSSAASQVSTTSQSLATSTSEQAATFEEMTSSLESMSVSIIKNADSSRQVEAIAHKGAVEAEESSRAVAETVEAMRQIASRISVIEEIAYQTNLLALNAAIEAARAGVQGRGFAVVASEVRKLAEGSQGAAKQIVTVASDSVKIAEKSSQRLRELVPAIGTTSHLVKDVAATSSEQSSSVGQLNKAMIELNGVTQRNAASAEELSSTAEEMAAQAQSLLRMVGFFRVGVADVHYVERLRSGEQPFSIPHARTAMRMPSPD